Genomic segment of Myxococcus stipitatus:
CACCATCTCCACCATGTCCCGCAGGCGCAGCGTGGAGCGGTGCATCCGCTCGAACATGTCCAGCGCCCGCGGTGGCAGCCCCACCAACTCCCGCTGGAGCGCATGCAGGGTGAGCTGGAGCACCGACAGCGGCGTGCGCAGCTCGTGCGACACCAGTCGCAGCAGCGTGCTGCGCGACGAGCTCGCGCGCTCGGTGGTCTCCAGCGCCACCTCCAGCTGCCGCTTGCGCATGCCCAGCTCCCGCGCCATCGCCTCCAGGTCCACCGAGCGCGCCGCGAGCAGTCCCTGGAGCACCTCGCGCGTGCGCTTCATCGTCGCCAGGTTCGACACCCGCGCCACCAGCTCCTCCGACACGAAGGGCTTCACCACGTAGTCCTGCGCCCCCGCGCGCAGCAGGTCCACGCGCAGCGCCTCGTCCGCGCGCGCGGTGAGCAGCAACACCGGCGTGGACTCCAGCCCCGGGCGCGAGTGCACCTCGCGCACCAGCCGGTCTCCCCCCATGCGCGGCATCATCACGTCGCTGACGATGACGTCCGGCAGCATCCGCTCCGCCTGCGCCAGGCCATCCACTCCATCCTCGGCGAAGGCCACCTGGAAGTGCTTGGACAACGTCTCCACCACGAAGCGGCGCATCTCCCGCGTGTCCTCCACCACCAGCACCCGGGGACGGCTCGAGTCCTCCACGCGCGCGGGCGCCGTCTCCATCACCTCCGGCCGGAGCAGGTCCACCTCCGCGCGCGTCGCCCCGGCGCTCACCCCCTGCGGCTCCACCTCCAGCCGCTCCGCCAGCTTCACCCCCGTGGGCGCCATCAGCGGCAGCTCCACCACGAAGCGGGCCCCGCCGCCCGGCCGCTCCTCCACCCAGACGCGCCCCTCATGCAGCGTCACGAAGTCGCGGGTGATGGCCAGGCCCAGGCCCGTGCCGCCCACATCGCGCGCCAGGTCCGAGTCCCCCTGACGGAACCGCTCGAAGATGGCCTCGCGCAGCTCCGCGGGGACCCCCGGCCCGTTGTCCTCCACCACCAGCCGCCCCCAGCCCGCCTCCGCGCTCAGCGCGACGCGGATGTGGCCCCCTTCCGAGGTGAACTTGAACGCGTTGGACAGGAGGTTGAGCACCACCCGCTCCAGCTTCTCCGGGTCCACCTGCGCCGGCAGGCTCGCGGGCAGCTCCAGCACCAGCGCCAGCCGCCGCTCCGCCGTGAGCGCCTCGAAGTTCTCCGCGCTCCAGCGCACCAGCCGCGCCAGGTCCACCTCCGAGTACCGCACGCGCATCTTCCCCGCGTCCAGCTTGGCCACGTCCAGGAGCGCGTTCACGTGCCGCAGCAACATGCGCGCGTTGCGGCGCACCACGTCCAGGTCCTTGTGCAGCGCCTCGCCCGGGTCCGCGTGCTGGAGCAGCCGCTCCACCGGGCCCAGGATGAGCGTCAGCGGCGTGCGCAGCTCATGGCTGACGTTGGCGAAGAAGCGGGTGCGCTGCTCCTCGGACGCCTTGAGCTTGGCGTACAGCGACTCCAGCTCCTGGGAGCTCTTCTCCAGCCCCACCCGCCGCTCCTCGGACAGGCGCGCCGCCTGGGTGAACTCCACCACCTTCCCGCGCAGCGGCACCAGGTACAGGCCCGTCGCCACCGACGCCACCGCCGTCACCAGCTTGATGCCGCCCGCCAGGTAGTAGGCGGAGTTCCACACGTTCCATATCTCCATGAAGTGCGTCAGCCCACACGCGGCGATGAAGACGCCGAACGACAGCACCATCCCCCCGAACGGCATCCGCGTGCGCCGCACCATCGCGTACAGCGACAAGGAGATGAGGAAGTAGGCCGCGCCGATGAACGCGTCCGACACCACGTGCATCACCACCAGGTCCGGCTTCCACAGGTAGCAATGACCGTGAGGCATGTTCCACGCCCCGAAGAGGAAATCCCCCAGGCTCCCCCGAGGGCCACCCTCCCCGAAGAGACCTCCCACCAGGGAAACCGCGCCTCGCACCGCAGGACCGAGCTGGCCGTTCATGGCGTTCCCTTCCACTGTCACACGGACGCAGGGAGCCCCCCACGGCCCCTGCCCCACCAGAGCCATCCGCGCGATACACGTGAAGCGTGTTGCTACACCCCCATCTCACACCGCCTGGACGGGAAAGGGCAGGCACCCCCTCGACAGCGCCGGGTGCTGGACATTCGCCCCCGGGGTCGAAATGAGGTAGAGCGCGGAGCGTCATGCTCGTCTCCCTGGTCATCCCCGTCTACAACGAGATTCCCACACTCGCGGAGCTGTTGCGCCGTTGCATCGCTGTCGACTTTCCGAAGGAGCTCGTCTTGGTGGACGATTGCTCTCGGGACGGAAGTCGCGAGCTGCTCGAGAAACTGGCCGCACAGGGTGTGGAGATACTCGGGGGGACCCCCCAGAACCGGAATGAAGTCCGGGTGTTGTTCCAGGAGAAGAACCAGGGCAAGGGCGCCGCGCTGCGCCGTGGCTTCGCCGAGGCCACCGGAGACATCATCCTGGTGCAGGACGCGGACCTGGAATACGACCCGCGCGACATCCCCAAGGTGATTCAGCCCATCCTGGATGGGGAAGCGGACGTGGTGTTCGGCAGCCGCTTCACCGGCACGCCGCGCCGGGTGCTGTATTTCTGGCACACCGTGCTCAACAACCTGCTCACCACGCTCTCCAACATGACGAGCGGGTTGAACCTCACCGACATGGAGACTTGCTACAAGGCGTTCCGCGCCGAGGTGGTGCGCTCCTTCGAGGTGGAGGAGAACCGCTTCGGCTTCGAGCCCGAGGTCACCGCCAAGGTGGCGCGCGGCAACTGGCGCATCTACGAGGTGCCCATCAGCTACCACGGGCGCACGTACGAAGAGGGCAAGAAGATTGGCTGGAAGGACGGCGTGCGCGCCCTCTACGTCATCGGCAAGTACGCGCTGAAGCGGTAGCAGCCAGGAGCGGCGGCCCTGTCGAGGACCGCCACTCCCATCAGGCCCCTCAGCCGTGGGCCTGGGTCGTCTCGGCCGGCGGCGGCTCCACCGGGGGCGGCGTGGACACCGCGACGCCGGTGAGCAGCGACTTGGCGGACTCCACCGCCTCGCTGGTCCCCATCAGCGCGAGCACGTCCCCCACGCGCAGCACCTCCTGCGCGGTGGGCACGGACAGGCTCTCCTCACCGCGCTGGATGGCGAGCACCGTCGCGCCGGTGAGGCCGCGCAGGTTCACCTCCGCCAGGGACTTGCCCGCCACGGGGCTCGTCTCCTCCAGTCGCACGGAGGCGGGCGCGCCCAGGCCCGGCAGCAGCCCCTGGACATGGTCCAGCGCGTGCTCGTCCTGCGCGGCGCCCGGCTCCTTCGAGTGCGACTGCGCCGCCAGCGCCGCCACGATGACCTGCGCTCCGGCGCGCACGTGCCCGTGCAGGTTCGTGGCCCCGCGCCAGAACGTGACGCCCATGACGCCCACCAGCGTCAGCACGATGAGGGGGCCCGCCGCGTTCTTGAGGAACGGCTGCGTCACCATCACCACGGGGATGCTCACCAGCAGCATGATGCCCACCTGGAGGGTGACGGTCAGCACGCGCCGGGGAGCCACCGCCAGGTCCAGCTTCCCGTCCGTGCGCGCGGGCAGCGCGGCCTCCGCCAGCATCACGCCCAGCCGGCGCGCGATGCCGATGACGCCCAGGATGAAGGGCACCGCGAGCAGCACGGCGCCGCCCAGGATGAGGTTGCGGGACAGGTCCTCGTCCACGCCCGTGCGGGCCTCAACGAAGCTGGCCATGCGGTCCGCCGACAGCGAGGTGCCAATCACCAGCGCCACCAGCAGCACGGCGTCCAGCACCAGGAGGCGAATCTGCCGGCGCACGCCCGCGCCCAACGTCTCCCGCCGAGGCGCCTCGCGCAGCTTCTCCACCCAGGTGCCGTACAGCGTGACGAACGTCTGGAGCGGCTTGGGCAGCTTGCGGTCCACCCACGTCGCCACCGGGCCCGACACCTTGATGAGCAGCGGCGTCGTCAGCGTGGTGATGGCGGAGACCGCCACCGCCACCGGGTAGATGAACGTGCCGGTGGCCTTCAGCGACAGGCCCAGGCCCGCGATGATGAAGGAGAACTCGCCAATCTGCGCCAGGCTCAACCCCGCCTGCACCGACGTGCGCGTGCCGTTGCCGGTGAGGAACGCGCCCAGCGTCACGCCGAAGAGCTTGCCCAGGATGACCACCAGGGTGAGCACGAGGATGGCCGCCCAGTGCTCCGCGATGAGCGC
This window contains:
- a CDS encoding ATP-binding response regulator — protein: MNGQLGPAVRGAVSLVGGLFGEGGPRGSLGDFLFGAWNMPHGHCYLWKPDLVVMHVVSDAFIGAAYFLISLSLYAMVRRTRMPFGGMVLSFGVFIAACGLTHFMEIWNVWNSAYYLAGGIKLVTAVASVATGLYLVPLRGKVVEFTQAARLSEERRVGLEKSSQELESLYAKLKASEEQRTRFFANVSHELRTPLTLILGPVERLLQHADPGEALHKDLDVVRRNARMLLRHVNALLDVAKLDAGKMRVRYSEVDLARLVRWSAENFEALTAERRLALVLELPASLPAQVDPEKLERVVLNLLSNAFKFTSEGGHIRVALSAEAGWGRLVVEDNGPGVPAELREAIFERFRQGDSDLARDVGGTGLGLAITRDFVTLHEGRVWVEERPGGGARFVVELPLMAPTGVKLAERLEVEPQGVSAGATRAEVDLLRPEVMETAPARVEDSSRPRVLVVEDTREMRRFVVETLSKHFQVAFAEDGVDGLAQAERMLPDVIVSDVMMPRMGGDRLVREVHSRPGLESTPVLLLTARADEALRVDLLRAGAQDYVVKPFVSEELVARVSNLATMKRTREVLQGLLAARSVDLEAMARELGMRKRQLEVALETTERASSSRSTLLRLVSHELRTPLSVLQLTLHALQRELVGLPPRALDMFERMHRSTLRLRDMVEMVLQYNQLEEGRLVVRREAVDLGGVVDDVVAEVRVEATRKGLELELERPEGKLLARTDPRIVHLVLLNLLMNAVKYTDKGCVSVGVEGWPRGWRFRVRDTGPGIPPDAQARVFEPFEHMERLENKSKPGVGLGLTLVREMVAVLGGVVTVTSQPGVGSEFTVELPS
- a CDS encoding glycosyltransferase family 2 protein, with product MLVSLVIPVYNEIPTLAELLRRCIAVDFPKELVLVDDCSRDGSRELLEKLAAQGVEILGGTPQNRNEVRVLFQEKNQGKGAALRRGFAEATGDIILVQDADLEYDPRDIPKVIQPILDGEADVVFGSRFTGTPRRVLYFWHTVLNNLLTTLSNMTSGLNLTDMETCYKAFRAEVVRSFEVEENRFGFEPEVTAKVARGNWRIYEVPISYHGRTYEEGKKIGWKDGVRALYVIGKYALKR
- a CDS encoding cation:proton antiporter gives rise to the protein MHGAHEVLQAIAIVLCVAAVTTVLFQKLRQPVVLGYILAGLVVGPYVPIPLVANPDVVTTLSELGVILLMFSLGLEFSLRKLFSVGLTAGITAVIQCSIMVWLGIVVGKAFGWTTLEGLFVGALIAVSSTTIIAKAFDEQGVRGRMRELVVGVLIVEDLIAVLMMATLTAISTGAGLNVKDLTLTTGKLVAFLVGLVAVGLFIIPRAMRAVIKLNRPETTLVTSVGICFAVALLAQSFGYSVALGAFLAGSLVAESGEEKLVEHLVQPVRDMFAAIFFVSVGMLINPALIAEHWAAILVLTLVVILGKLFGVTLGAFLTGNGTRTSVQAGLSLAQIGEFSFIIAGLGLSLKATGTFIYPVAVAVSAITTLTTPLLIKVSGPVATWVDRKLPKPLQTFVTLYGTWVEKLREAPRRETLGAGVRRQIRLLVLDAVLLVALVIGTSLSADRMASFVEARTGVDEDLSRNLILGGAVLLAVPFILGVIGIARRLGVMLAEAALPARTDGKLDLAVAPRRVLTVTLQVGIMLLVSIPVVMVTQPFLKNAAGPLIVLTLVGVMGVTFWRGATNLHGHVRAGAQVIVAALAAQSHSKEPGAAQDEHALDHVQGLLPGLGAPASVRLEETSPVAGKSLAEVNLRGLTGATVLAIQRGEESLSVPTAQEVLRVGDVLALMGTSEAVESAKSLLTGVAVSTPPPVEPPPAETTQAHG